The following proteins are encoded in a genomic region of bacterium:
- the lptC gene encoding LPS export ABC transporter periplasmic protein LptC yields MHKIPLLFFALLLLACGEERPADFVPAEGDPDQEIERFTLRQSEGGELTWELVADLAFVWDDTHQAVANHPRVDFYKNGEHVAVLNAEEGTVNLMTNDMEARTGVVVVSDAGATLKSEVLGWDNRQQRLFTERAVSYEKAGIVLTGSGFESDADLTDWKIRHPRGTVPPEELGGEVF; encoded by the coding sequence ATGCATAAAATCCCGTTGTTATTTTTCGCCCTTCTGCTCCTGGCCTGCGGGGAGGAGCGCCCGGCGGACTTCGTCCCGGCGGAGGGAGACCCCGACCAGGAGATAGAGAGGTTCACCCTCCGGCAGAGCGAGGGCGGCGAGCTCACCTGGGAGCTGGTGGCCGATCTGGCCTTCGTCTGGGACGACACGCACCAGGCGGTGGCCAATCATCCCCGGGTGGATTTCTACAAGAATGGCGAGCACGTGGCCGTCCTCAACGCCGAGGAGGGCACGGTCAACCTGATGACCAACGACATGGAGGCCCGAACCGGGGTGGTGGTCGTTTCCGACGCCGGGGCCACGTTAAAAAGCGAGGTGCTCGGCTGGGACAACCGCCAGCAGCGCCTGTTCACCGAGCGGGCCGTGAGCTACGAGAAGGCGGGCATCGTCCTCACCGGCTCGGGCTTCGAGTCCGACGCCGACCTCACCGACTGGAAGATCCGCCATCCCCGGGGCACGGTCCCGCCCGAGGAGTTGGGGGGCGAGGTGTTCTAG